Part of the Deltaproteobacteria bacterium GWC2_65_14 genome, CTTCCGGAGACGCCGTGCATCCGGTGCAACCGGTGCGTGGAGGCGTGTCCGGCGGGCGCGCTGTCCGGCGGCGGGCGGATCGACAAGCGGAAATGCGGGGAGAAGATCTTCTCCGGGGGCTACCGCACCTGGAGGAAGTTCCTCCTGGACCTGATCGAGGCTTCCCCCGAGAAGCGGAAGGAGATGACCGGCAGCCAGGTCTCCCTCGAGCTCTGGCAGAATTTCATGACGGGGAACTACTACTACTGCTTCGCCTGCCAGGCGGCCTGCCCGGTGGGGAGGGCGGCGCGTGCCTGAGCGCAAGGCGATCCTCGGGACCGTTCTCGACTCGCTGGCGAGCGGGGTGGTCGCGATCGACCGGGCGGGAGACATCGTGGTCTTCAATTCGGCCGCCTCGCGGCTCCTCGGGGTTCCGCCGGAGGAGGCGCTGGGGAAGAACCTCCTCGCGATCGTCCCGAACGCGGGGCTGGTGGACGTCCTGCGCACGGGGGAGCCGGAAGCGGGGCGCACCCAGGTGATCGGCTCCCGCACCGTCCTGACGAACCGCTCTCCCATCTTCCGGGACGGAGAGCTGATCGGCGCCGCCTCGATCTTCCAGGACATCACCGAGATGGAGAAGGTCTCCCGGGAGCTCGACTCGACGAAGACGATCGTTCGGACGCTGGAGGAGGTGCTTTCGGGGGCCGGCGAGTGGATGGTGGTGGTCGACGCGCAGGGCGCGATCACGATGATCAGCGAGGCCTACGCGAAGTTCAACGGGACCACCGTGGCGGAGGCGATCGGCCGCCACGTGACCGGGGTCATCGAGAACACCCGGATGCACGTCGTCGCCCAGACCGGGGTTGCGGAGATGGGGGAGAGCCAGAAGGTCCGGGGGAGGGACGTGATCGTCAACCGGATCCCGCTCAAGGAGGGGGACCGGATCGTGGGGGCGTACGGCCGGGTGGTCTTCAAGGATGTCGAGCAGCTCCGCGAGCTGGCGGGGAAGCTCCATATCCTCGAGTCGAAGGTCCGGTACTACGAACAGGAGCTGACCCACCTGCGGGGATCGAGATACACCTTCGCGAACATCGTCGGGGAGGGGGTCGCGATCGCCGCCGCCAAGGACGAGGCGCTCCGGGCCTCGCGGAAGGACTCGACCGTCCTGCTCCGGGGGGAGACCGGGACCGGGAAGGAGCTGTTCGCCCACGCGATCCACGCCGCCGGACCCCGGGGGAGCGGCCCGTTCATCAAGCTGAACTGCGCGGCGGTGCCGGCGGAGCTGCTCGAGTCGGAGCTCTTCGGCTACGAGGAGGGAGCCTTCACCGGCGCGAAGCGGGGAGGCAAGCCCGGGAAGTTCGAGCTGGCCAACGGCGGCACCCTCTTCCTCGACGAGATCGGCGACATGCCCTACCCGATGCAGGCGAAGCTGCTGCGCGCCCTGCAGGAGAAGGAGGTGGAGCGGGTCGGCGGGACCGCCACGCGGCTGGTCGACATCCGCGTCATCGCGGCGACGAGCCGCAACATCGAGGAGTTGGTCGGGGAGGGGAAGTTCCGCGCAGACCTCTACTACCGGGTCAACGTGATCCCGATCCGGATCCCCCCGCTGCGCGACCGGAGGGAGGATATCGACCCGATCGCGGACTGGATCCTGGCGAAGCTTTCCACGCAGGGTGGAGAGCCGAAGCGGAGCCTGTCGCCGGAGATCCGGGAGATTTTCGCCTCCTACCCCTGGCCCGGAAATGTCCGGGAGCTCCACAACGTCCTCGAGCATGCGGCGGCGATGTCGCGGGAGCCGCTGCTCCTTCCCGAGCATCTGCCGGCCTACCTGCTCCGGGCCGCCTCCTCCGGGGAAAAGCGTTCGATCCCGGGGTCGCTTTCCAACGTCAAGGCGGAGGCCGAGCGGACCGCCATCCTCGCGGCGCTGCGGGCGGCCGACGGGAACAAGTCAAAGGCCGCCTCCCTGCTCCGGATCCACCGGGTCAAGCTCTATGAGAAGATGAAGCGGTACGGCATCCCGTCCCCGAGGGCGTAAGTCTCCCGCACCCCACACCTCTCTGTACCATAATTGGTGCATGTAGCTTTTTGGGTACACAGGAAGCAACCCTTCGGCAGAAAAAGGGTTTTTCGCGTGAAAACTGGGCTGGAGAAATAAATGTACCTTAAATGGTACGTGATTTCGATGGCGGCATATTTCGGCAATTTTGGGAAAACGATATCCGTTAGGCATGTTACAGGGGAGTTCGCCGGGAGGGGGGCTGACGGAGCCGGGGCACCGGCCTTGCAGTAAACAGGGTGCATCCATCGAAAACGCGCGGGGAGAATCCGATGTACTCCGTGGGCCAGTCTGCCGAGATGACCAAGGTCTTCACCGAGGAGGACATCTTCCTCTTCGCGGGGATCACCGGCGACCGGAACCCGGTCCACATCTCGAAGGAATATGCGGAGAAGACCCGGTTCGGGGAGCGGATCGCGCACGGGATCCTGACCGCGGGTCTGATCTCCGCGGTGATCGGGATGAAGCTCCCGGGGCCCGGATGCCTCTACCTGTCGCAGACCCTTTCGTTTCTCGCCCCTGTGAAAATCGGGGACGAGATCACGGCGCGGGCGGAAATCGTGGAGGTGATCTCCGAGAAGCGGCTCCGGCTCAGGACGCAGTGCATCAACCAGCGGAACGAAGTGGTGCTCGAAGGCGAGGCGATTATCGTTCCCCCGCGGCCGGTGCGGGGAAAACAGGGAAACTCTTGACGAAAAAGGAGGGGAAGCGATGAGAAAGACAGTACTGGTGCTGGGATTGGCTCTTCTGTTCGCGACGAGCGGCTTCGCCGCGGACACGATCAAGCTGGGTGGGATGCTCCCGCTCTCGGGAAGGGCCGCGGACCTCGGGATCACGTGCAAGCAGGGTGCTGAGCTGGCGGTCAAGGAGATCAACGCGAAGGGAGGCGTGCTCGGGAAGAAGCTGGAGCTGCTCATGGCCGACTCCAAGGCCAACGTCCAGGAGCTGGTCTCCCTCTCCAAGCGCTACATCCAGAAGGACGAGGTGAACTTCCTCTTCGGCGTGGTGAGCTCTGCCGGCTCGCTCGCGGTGAGCGAGGTGGCCAAGCAGGAGAAGGTGATCTTCATGGACACGGTCGGCTCGACGGACACGCTGACCAAGGAGAAGTGGAACCGGTACACCTTCCGTTCCGGGACCTGCAACTCCCAGGAGGCGAACTCCCTGTCTCTCTACGCGGCGAAGAAGTACCCGAAGCTGACGAAGTTCTACAACCTGGGCCCGGACTACGAGTATGGCCGGACGATGTGGGCTCTCTTCCAGGCAAAGACGAAGGAGGCCAACCCCAAGGCGGAGTTCATCGGGGAACAGTGGCCCAAGCTCTTCATCCCGGACTACACGACCTACATCAATGCGATCCTGGCCGCGAAGCCGGACGCGGTGTTCTGCTCGCTGTGGGGTGGCGACCTCGTCGCCTTCATCAAGCAGGCCAAGCCCTACGGGATCTTCGAGAAGATGAAGTGGATCATCGCCACCGGCGGGGATATCACGGTGGCCAAGGCGCTGGGCGGCGACATGCCCACCGGGATGATCGTCGACCAGAGGTACTACTTCCACTGGCCGGAATCCGAGCGGAACAAGGCGTTCGTGAAGGCCTACATGGCCGACTACAATGACTACCCGAGCGCCTGGGCGGCGGAAGGGTATGACGGGGTCTACTTCCTCGCCGAGGCGGTCAAGAAGGCGGGCTCCCTCGACACCGACAAGGTCATCGCGGCCCTCGAGGGGCTTACGATCGACGCGCCGCGCGGCAAGGCCACGCTGCGCAAGGAGGACCACCAGCTCTCCAGCGACTTCATGGTCGGAGAGACCGTCTTCGTGAAGGAGTACCCCTTCGCCATCGTCGGCAACACGGAGGTGTTCACCGCCGACCGGGTCCTCTACTCGATCGAGGAGTGGAAGAAGGCGCAGGAAGGGAACAAGTAGGGAAGATCCGAATCGCGGGGCCGCCCCACCCGGGGCGGCCCCGCGCCGCGTGAGAGCGGCGGGACGACAGCCCGCCGGCGACCGGAGCCGTTCTCCGGCAGTTCCGGGAAGGAGGCCGCAGGGACACGCATGACCGCTTTTCCGGACCTCTCGTTTCTGACCGTCCAGGTCCTGAGCGCCCTGCGGCTGGCGGCGTTCCTCTTCCTCATCTCGTCGGGCCTCACCCTGATCTTCGGAGTGCTCAACATCCTCAATTTCGCCCACGGCGCCCTTTACATGCTGGGGGCCTACTTCGCCTACTGGATCACGCTCCAGGTCGCGGGAACGGAAGGCTTCTTCCTCGCGATGGCGATGGCCCCGCTGGGAGTGGCGCTGGTCGGGGCGATCCTGGAAATGGGCCTGCTGCGCCGGATCTACATCCAGGAGGAGATCTACCAGCTGTTGCTCACCTACGCCCTGGTCCTCGTCATCGACGACCTGGCGAAGATCGTCTTCGGGCCAGGCTACAAGTCGATCCCGAAGCCGGCCTTCCTCGAGGGGGCGGTGACGGTCCTGGGGGGGACGGTCCCCACCTACACGATCCTGGTCGTGATCATCGCCCCGCTCGTGGCGGCGCTTCTCTGGTATCTCCTCCACCGGACGAAGACCGGGAAGGTGATCCGGGCCACCTCCTCGGACCGGGAGATGGCCGACGCCCTCGGGATCAACATGAAGGCGCTCTTCACGCTGGTGTTCGCCTTCGGGGCCGTCCTGGCCGGCTTCGGGGGGGCGCTGGCGGGCCCGGCCCGTACGGTCTTTCCGGGCGTGGGGACCGAGATCATCATCGAATGCTTCGTCGTGGTCGTAATCGGCGGGCTGGGCAACCTCTGGGGGGCCCTCGTCGGATCGCTGCTGATCGGGGCGCTGGAGACGGTGGGAATCATCGTCTTCCCCGAGTTCGAGATGGGGCTGATCTACCTGCTCATGGTGGCGGTCCTCGTCATCCGGCCCTGGGGACTGTTCGGAAGACCGCTGAAGATCAAGGCGCTCTCGGAGAAGAACCTGGGGATGGAGGCCCAGGAGATCTCCCCGGTCCATTTCTCCTCCCGCCCCTGGCTCTGGGTCGTCCCGGTGGCGCTGCTGCTGCTCTTCCCGGCCTTCGTGGGCAGGTACTACCAGTACCTGATGACCCAGATCTTCATCGCGGCGCTGATGGCGGTCGCCTTCAACCTGCTCCTGGGGACGACGGGGCTTCTCTCCTTCGGGCAGGCGGCCTTCTACGGGGTGGGGGCATACACGGTGGGACTGCTCCTCACGAAGACCGGAGCGGGGACGATGCCGGCGCTCGGGCTGTCGATCCTCACCTCCGCGCTGGCCGCCGGGATCATCGGGTTCTTCTGCGTCCGGCTCTCCGGGGTCCACTTCGCCATGCTCACCCTGGCGTTCGGCCAGCTCATCTTCGCGATCGCCTTCAAGTGGTACGGGTTTACCGGCGGCGACAACGGGATCCAGGGGATCCCGGTGCGGAAGATCTCGCTGGCGGGGCTCGCCTCCCTCGATATCGGCTCGACGAAGGCGATGTACTATTTCGTCCTGGTCGTCGTAGGGCTGGCGGTGGCGGTCCTGCGTCGGGTCCGTTCCTCTCCGTTCGGGGCCACGCTCAAGGCGATCCGGGAGAACGCGCAGCGGGCCGCCTATCTCGGGGTCAACGTGAAGCTGCTCCAGTGGTCCGCCTTCGTGGTGGCGGGGGCCTTCACGGGGCTGGCCGGCGCGCTCTATGCCCTGATGGAGAAGTCGATCTCGCCCGAGATCATCCACTGGACGAAATCGGCCGACCCGGTGCTCATGACGATCGTCGGGGGGATCTACACCTTCGTCGGCCCCGCCGTGGGAGCGGTGGCCCTGATCGTGCTGAACTCCTACATCGTGGCTTGGACCGAGTACTGGGCGCTCGTGCTCGGGATGGTGCTCCTGCTGCTCGTGCTGCTCCTGCCGGGCGGTGTGATCGGGTTCGTGAACGAAAAAACGCGGGATTTCCTGACCAGAACCGGGTGGATCCGCAGATGGCTTTTCTCGAAGTCCGCCGCATCGTGAAGTCGTTCGGGGGCCTCAAGGCCCTCGACGACGTCTCCCTCTCCGTGGAGAAGGGGGAGATCCGCGCGATCATCGGGCCCAACGGGGCGGGGAAGTCGACCCTCTTCAACGTGATGACCGGGCTTCTCGCCCCAGACGCGGGGGAGGTGCTCTTCGACGGGGAGCGGATCTCCGGGGTCCCCCCCCACCGGGTCACCCGGAAGGGGATCGGGCGCTCCTTCCAGATCACGAACATCTTCCCCCGGATGTCGGTCTTCGAAAATGTCCAGGTGGCGCTCTTCTCCCACCACGGGAACAGCCGCGCCCCCCTCTCCCTCGCGCGGAAGTACGGGGAGGTCGCCGACGAGGTCCACGCGATCCTCGGGCAGGTCGGGATGGCGGAAAAGTTCGACACGTCGGCCTCGGTCCTCTCGCACGGGGACCAGAAGCGTCTGGAGATCGCCATCACGCTGGCCTGCCGGCCGAAGCTGCTCATGCTCGACGAGCCGACCGCGGGGATGTCCCGGTTCGAGAGCCGCGACACGATCGCCCTCCTGCAGAAGATCTCAAGGGAGCAGGGCTTGACCCTCGTCTTCACGGAGCACGACATGGGCATCGTCTTCGGAATTTCGGAAAGGATCATGGTCCTCCAGCAGGGGGCGGTGATCGCCGACGGGACGCCGGCGGAGATCAAGGCCGACCCCGAGGTGAGGAAGGCCTATCTCGGGGAGGAGATCGCGGAGTAGGAGACGCAATGGCGCTGCTGGAAGTATCCTCGATCCACACCTACTACGGGCGGAGCCACATCCTGTTCGACGTCTCCTTCTCCGTGGAGAAGGGGGAGGTGGTGAGCCTGCTGGGCCGCAACGGCGCCGGGAAGAGCACCACCTTCCGCTCGATCATCGGACTGACCCCCCCCCAGGAGGGGGAGGTGCGGTTCCGGGGCGAGCGGATCTCCGGCCTGCGGCCCTACCAGATCTGCCGCCAGGGGGTCGGGTTCGTCCCGGAGGACCGCCGCTGCTTCCCGGACCTCACCGTCCGGGAGAACCTGGAGGTGGCGGCCCGCCGGGAGAAGGAGGTCTCCTCCCCCTGGACCATAGAGCGGCTCTTCGGCCTCTTCCCCGGCCTCCGGGCCAGGGAGAAGAACCTCGGGAGCCAGCTCTCCGGAGGCGAGCAGCAGATGCTCACCATCGCCCGGACGCTGATGACCAACCCCGACCTGCTGCTCCTCGACGAGCCCTCGGAGGGGCTGGCCCCCTTGATCGTGGCCCTGCTGGCCGAGATGATCCTTCGGATCCGCGCGGAGGGGGTGACGGTCCTGCTCGCCGAGCAGAACCTCCACTTCTGCGCGAAGGTGGCCGACCGCGGATACATCATCGACAAGGGGTCGGTGAAATACGAGGGGAAGATGTCCGACCTTCTGGCCGACGAGGAGATCAAGGAGAAGTACCTCGCCGTGTAGACCCCGGGGGCCTGGCTGTGAAAGGAAGGGAACCATGGCGGGATTCGATGAGTTTGCCAGCGAGGCCTTTTCCCTCCCCGGGATCCCCGCGAAGCCGGAGGCGCTGTCCGGGATACGGGTCGTCGAGCTTGCCACGAGGATCTTCGGGCCGGCCACCTCGGACTACCTCGGGGAATTCGGCGCCGAGGTGATCAAGGTCGAGCTTCCCCCGAAGGGCGACCTGATGCGGTACGTGGCCCCGGAGGGGTTCTTCTGGCAGGAGGTCTCCCCGGCATTCCTGGCGCTCAACCGGAACAAGCTCCACGTCACGATCGACGTCCGGATCCCCGAGGGGAAGGAGCTCTTCCTGCGGCTGGCGGAGAAGTCGGACGTCGTGGTCGAGAACCTGCGCGCCGGGACGATGGACCGCTGGGGGCTGGGCTACCGGCAGATCCGGGAGCGCAACCCGCGGATCGTCTATGCCGCGAACTCCGGCTTCGGCCAGTGGGGCCCCTTCTCCAAGGGGCGCGCCTCCTACGACGCGACCGCCCAGGCGGTCTCCGGGATGTCGGCCGTCACCGGGTTCCCCGACCGGCCGCCGGTCAAGGCCGGCTTCTGGGTCGGCGACTACACCGGCTCCCTCCACGCCGGGGTCGCCATCCTCGCCGCGCTGCTGGCCCGCGGAAAGACCGGGGAGGGGCAGCTGATCGACCTCTCCCAGGCCGAAGCGCTCATCCGGTCGCTCGACTGGACCTGGATCTACGCGGAGCGCACCGGCAGGGACCGGGAGCGCGCGGGGAACCTGGACCCCTCGGCCCCCCCTTCCGGGATCTACCGGTGCGCCGACGGCTTCGTCGCCATCTCCGCCCGCGACGGGGAGGAGCGCGCCGCGCTGGCCCGGGCCGTGGGGGAGGACCCCGGCGGCCCGGCGCCCGATCGGGTCGCCGCCTTCGCCGCGACGCGCACCCGGGAGGAGATCCTCCGGATCTCCGGGGAAGCGGGGTTCTCGGCCGCCCCCGTGGAGGGCGGGGAGGAGCACTATCTCGATCCACACCTTAGGGCCCGGGGAACGGTCTGGGAGCTCGACGACCCGCTCTACGGCCGGATCGACGAGTACGGCCCGGTGCCGAAGCTCTCCGGGTCGCCGGGGCGGCTCCGCTGGACCGCCAAGCCGGTCGGGTACCACAACGAGCAGGTCTTCTCCGGGCTGCTCGGCCTTTCCGAGGAGGAGATGGAAGCGCTGGCCCGCAAGGGGGTGATCGGGAAATGGGCCGACATCCCCGGCGCGCGGCCGCCCGGCGCGGCGGAGGGCCGCCAGGCGCCGGAGGGCAAGACGGAATGAACGGCTATGCACGCTGGGCGAAGGAGGCGACCGATCCGGCGAAGGCTCCGGAGAAGCCGGAGGCGCTCGCCGGGATCCGCGTGCTCGAGTACACCCCGGGAAATTTCGGGGGGATGGTGGGCGCTTCGGTCCTTGGCGAGTTCGGCGCCGATCTGATCAAGATCGAGCCGCCGGGAGGGGACCCCGCTCGCCGCTACATGCCGGAGGGGATCTCCGCCGCCGGCACCGGCCTCCCCTTTCTCTCCGAGGCGCGCAACCGCCGGTTCGTCACCCTCTCCCTCGATGGTCCGGAGGGGAAGGAGCTGTTCCGGAGGATGGCCGCGAAGGCCGACGTCGTCGTGGAGACGGCCGGGGCGAAGCGGATGGAGGCGGACGGCATCGGCTACCTGGAGCTCTCCCGCGAGAATCCCGGCCTGGTCTGGCTCTCCCTGTCGACCTACGGCTCCTTCGGCCCGAACGCGGACCGGCCCGTCCGGGACTCCGACATCCTCTGCCAGGCCCTCTCCGGAGCCCCGAGCATCATCGGCGAGCCGGAAGGAGAGGGGGAGCCGATGCGGCACCAGGTTCCCACCCGCCTGGGGAACTGGCACGCCTGGTTCGTGGAAGGACTCTGGGGCGCCTTCGGGGTGCTCGCCGCCCTGAACCACCGGGCCGCGACGGGAAAGGGGCAGTTCGTCGACGTATCCGGCGCCGAGGCGCTGATGAAGTTCGCCGACTACAACATCACCTGGATGCACACCGCGGGGCGCGCCCGGCGGCGGATGGGGAACTTCGACCCGGCGGTCTTCCCCTACACCTACATCCGCTGCCGGGACGGACACACCTTCATGGCCGCCTACAACAACGAGGCGTTCGAGTCGCTGATGGAGATCATCGGGCGACCGGAGCTGGTGAAGGATCCCCGGTTCTCCACCCCGACGAGCCGCGTGCGGATCGAGAACGAGACGGCGCTCCAGGCGATCCTCGAGGAGTGGTCGGAGCGGCTGACGGCCGACGAGATCCTCCGGGCGATCGAGAAGCATACTGCCAACAAGAGCGGCCCGGCGGCCGCCGTGGTCACGGGAAGGGTCAACCGCCCGCTGGAGACCCTCGCCGAGGAGAACTGGTGGGAGAGGGGCTGCTTCGACCGGAGGGAGGACCCGGTCTACGGGCGGATGCTGCTGGCCGCCCCGCCCTGGAAGATGAGCGGGACGCCGCCCCGGATCCGCTCCGTCTGCCGCCCTCCCGGCGCGGACAACGCGCAGGTCTTCGCCGACCTGCTGGGATTGACCGGGAAGGATCTGGTCGTTCTTTCCGGCCGCGGAATTCTGTAGTCCCCGTCCCCCGGGAAAAAGCAAGCCCCCCGGGGCAAAGGCGGGAGCCACGGGGGGCCGTCGAGTCGCCCGCGATTTCAAAGGCAGGGGGTAGCGGGCGAGTAGGCCTCTTCGGGGAGAAGAGGCTTTCCGATCCTGTCGGTTCTATCCTTATCTATCGGAATTCCATCCCGGGAACTTTATGGGAAAATAGAGGAGTATATCCG contains:
- a CDS encoding ABC transporter ATP-binding protein is translated as MAFLEVRRIVKSFGGLKALDDVSLSVEKGEIRAIIGPNGAGKSTLFNVMTGLLAPDAGEVLFDGERISGVPPHRVTRKGIGRSFQITNIFPRMSVFENVQVALFSHHGNSRAPLSLARKYGEVADEVHAILGQVGMAEKFDTSASVLSHGDQKRLEIAITLACRPKLLMLDEPTAGMSRFESRDTIALLQKISREQGLTLVFTEHDMGIVFGISERIMVLQQGAVIADGTPAEIKADPEVRKAYLGEEIAE
- a CDS encoding enoyl-CoA hydratase, whose protein sequence is MYSVGQSAEMTKVFTEEDIFLFAGITGDRNPVHISKEYAEKTRFGERIAHGILTAGLISAVIGMKLPGPGCLYLSQTLSFLAPVKIGDEITARAEIVEVISEKRLRLRTQCINQRNEVVLEGEAIIVPPRPVRGKQGNS
- a CDS encoding ABC transporter ATP-binding protein yields the protein MALLEVSSIHTYYGRSHILFDVSFSVEKGEVVSLLGRNGAGKSTTFRSIIGLTPPQEGEVRFRGERISGLRPYQICRQGVGFVPEDRRCFPDLTVRENLEVAARREKEVSSPWTIERLFGLFPGLRAREKNLGSQLSGGEQQMLTIARTLMTNPDLLLLDEPSEGLAPLIVALLAEMILRIRAEGVTVLLAEQNLHFCAKVADRGYIIDKGSVKYEGKMSDLLADEEIKEKYLAV